Proteins from one Chitinophaga oryzae genomic window:
- a CDS encoding thioredoxin family protein, which yields MEKSIFYHAGCPVCVSAEQDIIQLIGEQKVEVVHLGNDRKRIAEAEAAGVKSVPALLTPAGHVLHINFGASMADVKG from the coding sequence ATGGAAAAGTCGATTTTCTATCATGCAGGATGCCCTGTCTGTGTGAGCGCTGAACAAGATATCATTCAATTAATCGGTGAGCAAAAAGTGGAAGTCGTGCATCTCGGCAACGACAGAAAACGCATCGCCGAAGCGGAAGCCGCAGGCGTAAAATCTGTACCGGCATTGTTAACGCCGGCCGGCCATGTGTTACATATCAACTTTGGCGCCTCCATGGCAGACGTAAAAGGTTAA